In Streptomyces sp. NBC_00878, a single window of DNA contains:
- the ureG gene encoding urease accessory protein UreG, with protein MHLDHSHDGASAVSADAQRPDGRRRALRIGLGGPVGSGKTATVAALCRVLRDELSLAVVTNDIYTREDAEFLLREAVLPPERITAVETGACPHTAIRDDISANLEAVEDLEDEVGPLDLVLVESGGDNLTATFSKGLVDAQIFVIDVAGGDDIPRKGGPGVTTADLLVVNKTDLAPYVGSDLGRMAADAKAQRAELPVVFQSLRGEDGVKDVAAWVRAQLATWTA; from the coding sequence ATGCATCTTGACCACTCCCACGATGGTGCCTCCGCCGTCAGCGCCGACGCCCAGCGGCCCGACGGGCGGCGTCGGGCGTTGCGGATTGGGCTCGGGGGGCCCGTCGGGTCCGGGAAGACCGCTACCGTGGCGGCGCTCTGTCGGGTTCTGCGGGATGAGTTGTCGTTGGCCGTTGTCACCAATGACATCTATACGCGTGAGGACGCCGAGTTTCTGTTGCGGGAGGCCGTGTTGCCGCCCGAGCGGATCACCGCCGTGGAGACCGGGGCCTGTCCGCACACGGCGATTCGGGACGACATCTCCGCGAATCTCGAAGCCGTCGAGGATCTGGAGGATGAGGTCGGGCCGTTGGATCTCGTCCTTGTCGAGTCGGGCGGTGACAATCTCACCGCGACCTTCAGCAAAGGGCTTGTCGACGCTCAGATCTTCGTGATCGATGTCGCGGGCGGGGACGACATTCCGCGTAAGGGCGGGCCCGGGGTTACCACCGCCGACCTGCTCGTCGTCAACAAGACCGATCTCGCGCCGTACGTCGGTTCCGACCTCGGGCGGATGGCCGCCGACGCCAAGGCGCAGCGGGCCGAACTGCCGGTGGTGTTCCAGTCGTTGCGCGGCGAGGACGGTGTGAAGGACGTCGCCGCCTGGGTGCGGGCGCAGCTCGCCACGTGGACGGCATGA
- a CDS encoding urease accessory protein UreD, translating into MTTGGVRALARIGARDDGRGGTALPTLESQGPLALRRTRASGSEARVMLVGAMSGPLGGDHLTVEAEVGGGARLHVGSAAATIALPGQAKGEARYDVRLTVADGGELRWLPEQLISANGSELCVSTCVDLAAGARLVLREEQVLGRANEEPGRLSSRLTVRLDGRPLLDQELSCGPGAPGGWDGPAVLAGHRALGQLIVVRPEFVRRPVEARVLGEYAALTPLAGPGALVTALAPDALRLRRILDEALGALA; encoded by the coding sequence ATGACGACTGGAGGTGTGCGCGCCCTCGCGCGCATCGGGGCGCGGGACGACGGGCGTGGTGGAACCGCCCTGCCCACGCTGGAGAGTCAGGGGCCGCTCGCCCTGCGGCGTACGCGGGCCAGTGGTTCCGAGGCGCGGGTCATGCTCGTCGGTGCGATGAGCGGACCCCTGGGCGGCGATCACCTCACCGTCGAGGCCGAGGTCGGCGGCGGGGCGCGGTTGCACGTCGGGTCGGCCGCCGCCACCATCGCGCTGCCGGGGCAGGCCAAGGGCGAGGCGCGCTACGACGTACGGCTCACCGTGGCCGACGGTGGTGAACTCCGCTGGCTGCCCGAGCAGTTGATCTCCGCCAATGGCAGCGAGCTGTGCGTGAGTACGTGTGTGGACCTCGCGGCCGGCGCGCGGCTCGTGCTGCGTGAGGAGCAGGTGCTCGGGCGGGCCAACGAGGAGCCCGGGCGGCTCTCCAGTCGGCTCACCGTCCGGCTCGACGGGCGTCCGCTGCTCGACCAGGAGCTCTCCTGCGGACCCGGAGCGCCGGGCGGGTGGGACGGTCCCGCCGTGCTCGCCGGGCATCGGGCGCTCGGGCAACTCATCGTCGTACGACCGGAGTTCGTGCGGCGGCCGGTCGAGGCGCGGGTGCTGGGGGAGTACGCAGCGCTCACTCCGCTCGCCGGTCCAGGAGCTCTTGTGACCGCGCTCGCGCCCGACGCGTTGCGCCTGCGACGCATCCTCGACGAGGCGCTCGGCGCACTCGCATGA
- a CDS encoding alpha/beta hydrolase codes for MRRATAFGSAGALVTATLIAGAVAAPTASAESRYGQDSRTRGAAIAAERAAKAGIDWQDCPADWGFAKPIQCGWVTVPLDYAKPNGKKIKLAVDRIGNTGTAAERQGALVYNPGGPGGSGLRFPTRVTNKNPLWVKASKAYDFVGFDPRGVGHSAPISCVDPQEFVKAPKMDPVPDSEADKRAQRKLAAEYADGCAERSGEMLPQMTTPNTVRDLDVIRAALGEKKLNFLGVSYGTYIAAVYGTMYPTHVRRMIADSVVNPSREKIWYEANLDQDVAFEMRWKDWQDWVAKNDAAFHLGDTRAKVQDQFLKLRATAKKNPIGGVVGPAELIGFFQSAPYYDSSWVPVATVFSKYVAGDTQALVDAAAPDLSDTAGNIASENGNAVYTAVECTDAKWPTSWKKWDRDNTKLHKNYPFMTWANAWMNLPCATWPAKQQTPVNVKSGKGLPPVLIVQATRDAATPYEGGVELHKRFKGSRLITEKDAGSHGVTGLVNPCINERVDTYLLTGKVDSADVTCTPHATPKP; via the coding sequence ATGAGAAGGGCGACGGCGTTCGGCTCGGCCGGTGCGCTCGTCACGGCGACGTTGATAGCCGGAGCCGTCGCGGCCCCGACGGCCAGCGCGGAGAGCCGCTACGGCCAGGACAGCCGGACGCGGGGTGCCGCGATCGCCGCCGAACGCGCCGCGAAGGCCGGCATCGACTGGCAGGACTGCCCCGCCGACTGGGGCTTCGCGAAGCCCATCCAGTGCGGCTGGGTCACGGTGCCGCTCGACTACGCGAAGCCCAACGGCAAGAAGATCAAGCTCGCCGTGGACCGCATCGGCAACACGGGGACCGCGGCGGAGCGCCAAGGCGCCCTCGTCTACAACCCGGGCGGCCCCGGCGGCTCCGGACTGCGCTTCCCGACCCGGGTCACCAACAAGAACCCGCTGTGGGTGAAGGCGTCGAAGGCGTACGACTTCGTCGGCTTCGACCCGCGTGGTGTCGGCCACTCGGCGCCCATCTCCTGCGTCGACCCGCAGGAGTTCGTGAAGGCGCCGAAGATGGACCCGGTGCCGGACTCCGAGGCCGACAAGCGCGCCCAGCGCAAGCTCGCCGCGGAGTACGCGGACGGCTGCGCCGAGCGCAGCGGCGAGATGCTGCCGCAGATGACGACCCCCAACACCGTCCGTGACCTGGATGTCATCCGGGCCGCGCTCGGCGAGAAGAAGCTCAACTTCCTGGGCGTCTCGTACGGTACGTACATCGCCGCCGTCTACGGCACGATGTACCCGACCCACGTCCGCCGCATGATCGCGGACAGTGTCGTCAACCCGTCGCGCGAGAAGATCTGGTACGAGGCCAACCTCGACCAGGACGTCGCCTTCGAGATGCGCTGGAAGGACTGGCAGGACTGGGTCGCCAAGAACGACGCGGCCTTCCACCTCGGCGACACCCGGGCCAAGGTCCAGGACCAGTTCCTGAAGCTGCGTGCCACCGCCAAGAAGAACCCCATCGGTGGTGTCGTCGGTCCGGCCGAGCTCATCGGTTTCTTCCAGAGCGCGCCGTACTACGACTCGTCGTGGGTGCCGGTCGCGACCGTGTTCAGCAAGTACGTCGCCGGTGACACCCAGGCACTCGTCGACGCCGCGGCCCCCGACCTGTCGGACACCGCCGGCAACATCGCCTCGGAGAACGGCAACGCCGTCTACACGGCCGTCGAGTGCACCGACGCCAAGTGGCCCACCAGCTGGAAGAAGTGGGACCGCGACAACACCAAGCTGCACAAGAACTACCCGTTCATGACGTGGGCCAACGCCTGGATGAACCTGCCGTGCGCGACCTGGCCCGCCAAGCAGCAGACCCCGGTCAACGTCAAGTCCGGCAAGGGTCTGCCGCCCGTCCTGATCGTGCAGGCCACGCGTGACGCCGCCACTCCGTACGAGGGTGGCGTCGAGCTGCACAAGCGGTTCAAGGGCTCCCGCCTGATCACCGAGAAGGACGCGGGTTCGCACGGGGTGACCGGCCTGGTCAACCCCTGCATCAACGAGCGGGTGGACACCTACCTGCTCACCGGCAAGGTCGACTCGGCCGACGTGACGTGCACCCCGCACGCCACGCCGAAGCCGTAG
- a CDS encoding NAD(P)-dependent oxidoreductase, with the protein MVIGATGQIGRVAVGALAGDGWEVTAVSRGGGRDESWPDEVRTARADRADDSALAAVIGDGCDVLVDMVAYGPEHARQLTALAGHVGSAVVVSSLSVYEDDKGRNFDTQEQPDGFPAYPVPLSEDQRTIAPGEASYSTRKAGLERELLAAADRLPTTLLRAGAIHGPYCRTPRELYFVKRNLDGRRRRVLSFGGESRFHPASVLNIAELVRLAAGKPGARALNAVDPDAPTVAEIAVAIDAVMGAETESVLVDGPAPAETVGDTPWSVPHPVVCDMSAAVRELGYRPVARYAETLPDTVAWIERQLAGRDWREAYPKMFAAYGDLFDYAAEDAWLRS; encoded by the coding sequence GTGGTGATCGGAGCGACGGGACAGATCGGGCGGGTGGCCGTGGGGGCGCTGGCCGGGGACGGCTGGGAGGTGACGGCCGTCTCACGGGGCGGCGGCCGGGACGAGTCCTGGCCCGACGAGGTACGGACGGCGCGCGCGGACCGGGCGGACGACTCCGCCCTGGCCGCCGTGATCGGCGACGGCTGCGACGTACTGGTGGACATGGTGGCCTACGGGCCGGAGCACGCACGGCAGTTGACGGCTCTGGCCGGTCACGTCGGATCGGCCGTGGTGGTCTCCAGCTTGTCGGTGTACGAGGACGACAAGGGCCGCAACTTCGATACGCAGGAGCAGCCGGACGGGTTCCCGGCGTATCCGGTACCCCTGTCGGAGGACCAGCGGACCATCGCGCCCGGCGAGGCCTCGTACAGCACCCGCAAGGCGGGGCTCGAACGCGAACTGCTCGCCGCCGCCGACCGGTTGCCCACCACTCTGTTGCGCGCCGGGGCGATCCACGGGCCGTACTGCCGTACCCCGCGCGAGCTGTACTTCGTCAAGCGCAACCTGGACGGCCGGCGTCGGCGGGTGCTCTCCTTCGGCGGCGAGAGCCGCTTCCATCCGGCGAGCGTCCTCAACATCGCGGAACTCGTCCGGCTGGCCGCGGGCAAGCCCGGTGCCCGCGCGCTGAACGCCGTCGATCCCGACGCGCCCACGGTGGCGGAGATCGCCGTCGCCATCGACGCGGTGATGGGCGCCGAGACCGAGAGCGTCCTGGTCGACGGACCCGCGCCCGCCGAGACCGTGGGCGACACTCCGTGGTCCGTTCCGCATCCGGTGGTGTGCGACATGTCCGCCGCCGTACGGGAGTTGGGGTACCGGCCCGTGGCCAGGTACGCGGAGACGCTGCCGGACACGGTCGCCTGGATCGAGCGCCAACTGGCAGGCCGGGACTGGCGGGAGGCGTACCCGAAGATGTTCGCGGCGTACGGCGACCTCTTCGACTACGCGGCCGAGGACGCCTGGCTGCGGTCATGA
- a CDS encoding 1-acyl-sn-glycerol-3-phosphate acyltransferase, whose amino-acid sequence MFYYVLKYVILGPLLKLVFRPRIEGLEHVPTTGAAIIAGNHLSFSDHFLMPAVLKRRITFLAKAEYFTGPGIKGRLTATFFRSAGQIPVDRSGKEAGQAAIREGLGVLSKDELLGIYPEGTRSHDGRLYKGKVGVAVMALRSGVPVIPCAMIGTFEAQPPGKVIPNIHPVVIRFGKPLDFSRYEGMEHEKAILRAITDEIMYAILTLSDQEYVDQYAAVVKAEEEAEKKAEKAANAKARKFPRMPLS is encoded by the coding sequence TTGTTCTACTACGTCCTCAAGTACGTGATTCTGGGACCGCTGTTGAAGCTGGTCTTCCGCCCGCGGATCGAGGGTCTGGAGCACGTACCGACGACGGGTGCGGCCATCATCGCGGGCAATCACCTGTCGTTCTCGGACCACTTCCTGATGCCCGCGGTCCTCAAGCGGCGCATCACGTTCCTCGCCAAGGCCGAGTACTTCACGGGCCCGGGCATCAAGGGCCGGCTGACGGCGACCTTCTTCCGCAGCGCCGGGCAGATCCCGGTGGACCGCTCCGGCAAGGAGGCGGGCCAGGCGGCCATCCGCGAGGGCCTCGGCGTGCTGAGCAAGGACGAGCTGCTCGGCATCTATCCGGAGGGCACCCGCTCGCACGACGGCCGCCTCTACAAGGGCAAGGTCGGTGTCGCGGTGATGGCGCTCAGGTCCGGGGTCCCGGTCATCCCCTGCGCGATGATCGGCACCTTCGAGGCCCAGCCGCCCGGCAAGGTCATCCCGAACATCCACCCCGTGGTGATCCGCTTCGGCAAGCCCCTCGACTTCTCCCGCTACGAGGGCATGGAGCACGAGAAGGCGATCCTGCGCGCCATCACCGACGAGATCATGTACGCGATCCTCACCCTCTCCGACCAGGAGTACGTCGACCAGTACGCGGCCGTCGTCAAGGCGGAGGAGGAGGCCGAGAAGAAGGCCGAGAAGGCTGCGAACGCGAAGGCGCGCAAGTTCCCCCGTATGCCACTGAGTTGA
- a CDS encoding patatin-like protein: MSPAKPGHRSTELRLALAMRGGVSLAVWMGGACREAAALRKAAGPGPEAGPMTGTGAGAGTRAGAAAEQDIYRVLLKNCGYEKVTIDVLAGTSAGGLNGVLLACHLVYGMRFDKEVRNLWLDLADLESLIRPSRPGSTPDSLLRGDEVFYTRLLEQLKRLICAAPAEPVAASVRLILTTTRLKPRADWVRPSLGQPLQVGQSRAYFRFRHRNSEGAPSPELTDFFPADGPLEAASRLAYAARTSSSFPGAFEPAQPVVARPPTADAPDFPPVNMWGISSETGCPDSASEGRVELVDGGLLDNIPVAWAIRAIAGAPAQRRVDRRLLFLQPVPPYPPEPVKEDGQRRATRLARLALKSLTIKTGAESLLDDAAEFQQARAAVERQKGLAGLLPSSLRGCRDAADAQLASYRDRVGGSEAERLIRLLESPTDITGPDPLPLPSPLGPLARLDARTPAGSVPYLAWLRSVGGELVLPEGEPGQPATAAFETIPGRGRSPMALARAVRLLLDWVAAFEAEGRTGNAEERTGSAEGKTGSAEGKTGNQEQLELCRKRLYACRYAIATLIAARDRLILRGFTDGLAAEAIAPMHVMAHVAGRLRSAMPAVPTSVEPVAWEAWAALLAAGTAGPDTRDSAASVGTASAGTASVHDALYTELWNRLGELGRDIGRTMSPGCRGILGRRRTDPVRGFEAFHEAASRRSSDMVNALAAAEVLLGPLRPDPLAEPTEIGFHVVSAANTSWATERLFGKPGSARELVDAKLSGNQLNNFAAFLSTRWRMSDWTWGRLDAAASMVSVVATDERLDDVFGRLSDKEMIEKLAALIPGNRLLCQTDSVELSAPGTPSDSGTPSIPGTAPCRVTDFCHLWDLWQKTAADGRTSTTRWDRVRHLLVELRQREILHEELPMVAALRDQGRGNDRPPIPQEPTSFDFDDAMNAFRDIGAETVPQLLRKREPRRAAVRLGLLAWSALQPSGRRWARLVRAVMIVLKPFVWLPPVFSTLAPLPTLAAAALLWLVVAYGGGAWFSPPGHGFLLGVFAVPLCALWSVTAIRSWRDWRWWLLGGLKLLAWLAPAVIGAVLMWVVSARRFADSGIPDTDWLRRWPMGVGAVLATGILMYVASQRAWHIALTAVVAGAVTALLQSFAAADSSWWAVLVTWSVLAVVALALSWACPRTSQAPG; the protein is encoded by the coding sequence ATGAGTCCTGCCAAGCCGGGCCACCGCAGTACGGAGCTACGACTCGCCCTGGCCATGCGTGGCGGAGTGAGCCTCGCGGTCTGGATGGGCGGCGCGTGCCGAGAGGCCGCCGCCCTGCGAAAGGCAGCGGGGCCAGGACCGGAGGCCGGACCGATGACGGGGACGGGGGCAGGGGCGGGGACGAGGGCCGGCGCCGCAGCCGAGCAGGACATCTACCGCGTGCTGTTGAAGAACTGCGGCTACGAGAAGGTCACCATCGACGTGCTCGCCGGAACCAGCGCCGGCGGTCTCAACGGCGTCCTGCTCGCCTGCCACCTGGTCTACGGCATGCGGTTCGACAAGGAGGTGCGGAACCTGTGGCTGGACCTGGCGGACCTGGAGAGCCTCATCCGCCCTTCCCGGCCGGGCTCCACTCCCGACTCGCTGCTCCGTGGGGACGAGGTCTTCTACACCCGGCTCCTGGAGCAGCTGAAGCGGCTCATCTGCGCGGCGCCGGCCGAACCGGTGGCCGCCTCGGTGCGGCTGATCCTGACGACCACCAGACTCAAGCCCCGCGCCGACTGGGTACGGCCCAGCCTGGGGCAGCCGCTCCAGGTGGGCCAGTCGCGAGCGTATTTCCGGTTCCGTCACCGCAATTCCGAAGGCGCTCCGTCGCCCGAGCTGACCGACTTCTTCCCTGCCGACGGCCCGCTGGAGGCCGCGAGCCGACTGGCCTACGCGGCCCGCACGTCGTCGTCCTTCCCCGGAGCGTTCGAACCGGCCCAGCCCGTGGTGGCGAGACCCCCGACGGCGGACGCCCCCGACTTCCCGCCGGTGAACATGTGGGGGATCAGCAGTGAGACCGGCTGCCCGGACTCCGCGTCCGAGGGCCGGGTGGAACTCGTCGACGGCGGGCTGCTGGACAACATTCCCGTGGCCTGGGCGATCCGCGCCATCGCGGGAGCCCCCGCACAGCGCCGTGTCGACCGACGGCTCCTCTTCCTCCAGCCCGTTCCTCCCTACCCACCGGAGCCCGTCAAGGAGGACGGACAACGCCGGGCCACCAGGCTGGCGCGCCTGGCACTGAAGTCGCTGACGATCAAGACCGGCGCGGAATCCCTGCTGGACGACGCCGCAGAGTTCCAGCAGGCGCGGGCCGCCGTGGAGCGGCAGAAGGGCCTGGCCGGGCTGCTGCCGTCCTCGCTGCGGGGATGCCGGGATGCCGCCGACGCGCAGCTGGCGTCGTACCGGGACCGGGTGGGCGGATCCGAGGCGGAGCGGCTGATCCGGCTGCTGGAGAGTCCGACCGACATCACCGGCCCCGACCCCCTGCCGCTGCCCTCGCCCCTGGGACCGCTCGCGCGGTTGGACGCCCGCACGCCGGCCGGATCGGTGCCGTACCTCGCGTGGCTGCGCTCGGTCGGTGGGGAACTGGTCCTGCCAGAGGGGGAACCGGGCCAACCGGCGACGGCCGCGTTCGAGACGATTCCCGGACGAGGACGCTCGCCCATGGCGCTGGCGCGTGCCGTGCGCCTGCTCCTCGACTGGGTGGCCGCGTTCGAGGCCGAGGGGCGGACCGGCAACGCCGAGGAGAGGACCGGCAGCGCTGAAGGGAAGACCGGCAGCGCTGAAGGGAAGACCGGCAACCAAGAGCAACTGGAGCTGTGCCGAAAGCGCCTGTACGCGTGTCGGTACGCCATCGCCACGCTCATCGCCGCCCGGGACCGCCTGATCCTCAGAGGCTTCACGGACGGACTCGCCGCCGAGGCGATCGCCCCGATGCATGTCATGGCGCACGTCGCCGGGCGGCTGCGAAGTGCGATGCCCGCCGTGCCGACGTCCGTGGAGCCGGTGGCGTGGGAAGCGTGGGCGGCCCTCCTCGCCGCAGGGACGGCAGGACCCGACACGCGGGACTCGGCCGCCTCCGTGGGAACGGCCTCCGCGGGAACGGCCTCCGTCCACGACGCCCTCTACACGGAGCTGTGGAACCGCCTCGGCGAGTTGGGCCGGGACATCGGCCGCACGATGTCCCCCGGCTGCCGCGGGATCCTCGGAAGGCGGCGGACCGACCCCGTCCGGGGCTTCGAGGCCTTCCACGAGGCTGCCTCCCGGCGGAGCTCGGACATGGTGAACGCCCTGGCGGCCGCCGAGGTCCTGCTCGGTCCGCTGCGCCCGGACCCCTTGGCGGAGCCGACCGAGATCGGATTCCACGTCGTCTCCGCCGCCAACACCAGTTGGGCGACGGAACGGCTGTTCGGCAAGCCCGGTTCCGCACGGGAACTGGTCGACGCCAAACTCAGCGGCAACCAGCTGAACAACTTCGCCGCGTTCCTGAGCACTCGCTGGCGGATGAGCGACTGGACCTGGGGACGGCTCGACGCGGCCGCCTCGATGGTGTCCGTCGTCGCCACCGACGAACGCCTCGACGACGTGTTCGGTCGGCTCAGCGACAAGGAGATGATCGAGAAGCTGGCGGCCCTGATTCCCGGGAACCGGCTGCTGTGCCAGACGGATTCCGTCGAGTTGTCGGCCCCGGGGACCCCGTCCGACTCGGGGACCCCGTCGATCCCGGGGACCGCTCCGTGCCGCGTCACGGACTTCTGCCACCTCTGGGACCTCTGGCAGAAGACAGCGGCGGATGGGCGCACGTCGACCACTCGATGGGACCGGGTCCGCCACCTGCTCGTCGAACTGCGGCAGCGCGAGATCCTCCACGAAGAACTGCCCATGGTCGCCGCTCTTCGGGATCAGGGGCGCGGGAACGACCGGCCTCCCATTCCGCAAGAGCCGACGTCGTTCGACTTCGACGACGCCATGAACGCGTTCCGTGACATCGGCGCCGAGACCGTCCCCCAGCTCCTCAGGAAGCGCGAACCCCGCCGTGCGGCCGTGCGGTTGGGGCTCCTCGCCTGGTCGGCGCTTCAGCCCTCCGGCAGGCGGTGGGCACGACTGGTACGCGCGGTCATGATCGTACTCAAGCCGTTCGTCTGGTTGCCGCCGGTCTTCTCGACCCTCGCACCCCTGCCGACCCTGGCCGCGGCGGCGCTGCTCTGGCTGGTCGTCGCCTACGGCGGCGGGGCGTGGTTCTCGCCACCGGGGCACGGTTTCCTGCTCGGGGTCTTCGCCGTTCCGTTGTGCGCACTCTGGTCGGTCACGGCCATCAGGTCGTGGCGCGACTGGCGTTGGTGGCTTCTCGGCGGCCTGAAACTGCTGGCCTGGCTGGCTCCGGCCGTCATCGGCGCGGTCCTGATGTGGGTGGTGTCCGCGAGGCGCTTCGCCGACTCCGGTATCCCCGACACGGATTGGCTGCGGCGGTGGCCCATGGGCGTGGGCGCGGTGCTGGCCACCGGCATCCTGATGTACGTGGCATCGCAGCGGGCGTGGCACATCGCGCTCACCGCCGTGGTGGCCGGCGCGGTGACCGCACTTCTGCAGAGCTTCGCCGCGGCGGACAGTTCGTGGTGGGCGGTGCTGGTCACGTGGAGCGTACTCGCGGTGGTGGCGCTGGCCCTCAGCTGGGCCTGTCCGAGAACGTCACAGGCGCCCGGCTAG
- the rocD gene encoding ornithine--oxo-acid transaminase: MTIAPSRSLRSSAELIRAEEPVLAHNYHPLPVVVARAEGTWVEDVEGRRYLDMLAGYSALNFGHRHPALIEAAHRQLDQLTLTSRAFHNDRLAQFAESLAELTGLDMVLPMNTGAEAVESAIKVARKWAYEVKGVAPDQATIVVAADNFHGRTTTIVSFSTDETARAGFGPFTPGFRVVPYNDLAALEAAIDETTAAVLIEPIQGEAGVVIPDDGYLRGVRELTRRAGCLFVADEIQSGLGRTGRTLAVEHEGVVPDVLLLGKALGGGIVPVSAVVARREVLQVLRPGEHGSTFGGNPLSAAVGSAVVELLETGEYQRRAEELGVVLRDGLTALVGKGVQGFRARGLWAGVDVDPAVGTGREISERLMREGVLVKDTHGSTIRLAPPLTITGDELRSALGALEKVLTDRL, encoded by the coding sequence ATGACCATCGCTCCCAGCCGCTCCCTGCGTTCGTCGGCCGAGCTGATCCGCGCCGAGGAGCCCGTCCTCGCGCACAACTACCACCCGCTGCCCGTGGTCGTCGCGCGCGCCGAGGGCACCTGGGTCGAGGACGTCGAGGGCCGCCGCTACCTCGACATGCTGGCCGGCTACTCGGCCCTCAACTTCGGGCACCGCCACCCCGCCCTGATCGAGGCCGCGCACCGGCAGCTCGACCAGCTGACGCTCACCTCGCGCGCGTTCCACAACGACCGGCTGGCCCAATTCGCGGAATCCCTGGCCGAGTTGACCGGCCTGGACATGGTGCTGCCGATGAACACGGGCGCCGAGGCCGTGGAGAGCGCCATCAAGGTGGCCCGCAAGTGGGCGTACGAGGTGAAGGGCGTCGCACCGGACCAGGCGACCATCGTCGTGGCCGCCGACAACTTCCACGGCCGTACGACGACCATCGTCAGCTTCTCCACCGACGAGACGGCCCGTGCGGGCTTCGGTCCCTTCACGCCGGGCTTCCGCGTGGTCCCGTACAACGACCTCGCCGCGCTCGAAGCGGCGATCGACGAGACGACCGCGGCCGTGCTGATCGAGCCGATCCAGGGCGAGGCGGGCGTCGTCATCCCGGACGACGGCTATCTGCGCGGTGTCCGCGAGCTGACCCGGCGGGCCGGGTGTCTGTTCGTCGCCGACGAGATCCAGTCGGGCCTCGGGCGTACGGGGCGGACGCTGGCGGTCGAGCACGAGGGTGTCGTCCCGGACGTGCTGCTGCTCGGCAAGGCGCTCGGCGGCGGCATCGTGCCGGTCTCCGCGGTGGTCGCGCGGCGCGAGGTGCTCCAGGTGCTGCGGCCGGGCGAGCACGGGTCGACGTTCGGCGGCAATCCGCTGTCCGCGGCGGTCGGTTCGGCCGTCGTGGAGCTCCTGGAGACCGGCGAATACCAGCGCAGGGCCGAGGAGTTGGGCGTCGTACTGCGGGACGGCCTGACAGCCCTCGTCGGCAAGGGCGTACAGGGCTTCCGCGCCCGCGGACTGTGGGCGGGCGTCGACGTCGACCCCGCCGTCGGCACCGGCCGCGAGATCAGCGAGCGCCTGATGCGCGAAGGGGTCCTGGTGAAGGACACCCACGGCTCGACGATCCGCCTCGCCCCGCCCCTCACCATCACCGGAGACGAACTGCGGTCCGCTCTGGGGGCGTTGGAGAAGGTCCTGACGGACCGGCTCTGA
- the ddaH gene encoding dimethylargininase — protein sequence MPMSRVPRSRRFLVCEPRHFAVQYAINPWMHEDTQVDVDLARGQWAELIRAYRAHGHTVDSVEPVAGLPDMVFAANSALVVAGRVFGSLFHAPQRRPESTAYETWFKNAGFDVYRPEAVCEGEGDLVFVGRCLLAGTGFRTERAAHHEVQEYFGVPTVSLTLVDPRFYHLDTALFVLDDGPEANIAYYPEAFSAGSREVLRLLFPNAVIATHEDAMAFGLNSVSDGRHVFIAPRAEALAGELSRHGYVPVPVDLSEFQKAGGGIKCCTQEIRS from the coding sequence GTGCCCATGAGCCGTGTGCCGCGATCGAGGCGCTTTCTTGTCTGCGAACCCAGACACTTCGCCGTGCAGTACGCCATCAATCCCTGGATGCATGAGGACACACAGGTCGACGTCGATCTGGCCCGAGGACAGTGGGCGGAGCTGATCCGCGCCTATCGTGCCCACGGCCACACCGTCGACAGCGTGGAACCGGTCGCCGGTCTGCCGGACATGGTCTTCGCCGCGAACTCGGCGCTGGTCGTGGCCGGCCGGGTCTTCGGCTCGCTCTTCCACGCGCCGCAGCGCCGCCCGGAGTCGACCGCGTACGAGACGTGGTTCAAGAACGCGGGCTTCGACGTCTACCGCCCCGAGGCGGTGTGCGAGGGCGAGGGCGATCTGGTCTTCGTCGGCCGCTGTCTCCTGGCCGGCACCGGATTCCGTACGGAACGGGCCGCCCATCACGAGGTGCAGGAGTACTTCGGCGTCCCGACGGTCAGCCTCACGTTGGTGGACCCGCGCTTCTACCACCTCGACACCGCGCTGTTCGTGCTCGACGACGGCCCCGAGGCGAACATCGCGTACTACCCGGAGGCCTTCTCCGCGGGCAGCCGTGAGGTGCTCCGCCTGCTGTTCCCGAACGCGGTGATCGCCACGCACGAGGACGCGATGGCGTTCGGGCTGAACTCCGTCTCGGACGGCCGCCATGTCTTCATCGCACCGCGCGCCGAGGCCCTCGCGGGCGAACTCTCCCGCCACGGCTATGTTCCCGTCCCCGTCGACCTGTCGGAGTTCCAGAAGGCAGGCGGAGGCATCAAGTGCTGCACCCAGGAGATCCGCTCATGA